One Roseimaritima multifibrata DNA window includes the following coding sequences:
- the rpsL gene encoding 30S ribosomal protein S12, protein MPTTNQLVRKPRKRQRKMSKSPVLEKCPQKQGVCLQVRTMTPKKPNSALRKITRVRLSNGKEVTVYIPGEGHNLQEHSIVLVRGGRVRDLPGVRYQVVRGSRDTLGVDNRKQARSRYGAKKS, encoded by the coding sequence ATGCCCACTACCAACCAATTGGTTCGCAAACCGCGTAAACGCCAGCGGAAAATGAGTAAATCGCCGGTACTTGAAAAGTGCCCGCAGAAGCAAGGGGTCTGCTTGCAGGTCCGCACGATGACTCCTAAAAAGCCGAACTCGGCTTTGCGGAAGATTACCCGTGTTCGTTTGAGCAATGGCAAAGAAGTAACGGTCTACATTCCTGGTGAAGGTCACAACCTGCAGGAACACTCGATCGTCTTGGTTCGTGGTGGTCGCGTCCGTGACTTGCCAGGTGTTCGTTACCAAGTCGTTCGCGGTTCTCGCGATACACTGGGTGTCGATAACCGTAAGCAGGCACGTAGCCGCTACGGTGCCAAAAAGAGCTAA